The following proteins are encoded in a genomic region of Bosea beijingensis:
- a CDS encoding GNAT family acetyltransferase: protein MTLFSRLLYTIISFALLGASIVLIGVAVWRTSQGFWTGEGALDTMLDGIGLVIIAVAVADVGKFLFEEEVVADREMRRPAEARGSLTKFMSIMIVALSLESLVLIAKTSRETMGDVVYPGLLMLLAVLALVGLGLFQKLSQHATAAVPPDKDEDENDEAEKRPLAIGKPSTRSRRRPAAPAADPA from the coding sequence GCTGCTCTACACCATCATCTCCTTCGCGCTGCTCGGCGCCTCGATCGTGCTGATCGGCGTCGCGGTCTGGCGTACGTCGCAGGGCTTCTGGACCGGCGAGGGCGCGCTCGACACGATGCTCGACGGGATCGGCCTCGTGATCATCGCGGTCGCGGTCGCCGATGTCGGCAAGTTCCTGTTCGAGGAGGAGGTCGTCGCCGATCGCGAGATGCGCCGCCCGGCCGAAGCGCGGGGCTCGCTGACCAAGTTCATGTCGATCATGATCGTGGCGCTTTCGCTGGAATCGCTGGTGCTGATCGCCAAGACCTCGCGCGAGACGATGGGCGATGTCGTCTATCCCGGCCTGCTGATGCTGCTCGCCGTACTGGCGCTCGTCGGGCTCGGGTTGTTCCAGAAACTCAGCCAGCACGCGACGGCTGCGGTGCCGCCGGATAAGGATGAGGATGAGAACGACGAAGCCGAGAAACGACCGCTTGCGATCGGCAAACCGTCCACACGTTCCAGACGTCGCCCGGCTGCGCCAGCCGCTGATCCTGCCTAG